In a genomic window of Anoplopoma fimbria isolate UVic2021 breed Golden Eagle Sablefish chromosome 6, Afim_UVic_2022, whole genome shotgun sequence:
- the si:ch73-52p7.1 gene encoding uncharacterized protein si:ch73-52p7.1: MPAVSPPAPLLCVLLCVSVALQRSDLRLAYVTHNSFFYYSCSQEPQPCSVSSLTDCRCKDIQLSALHHPQSHSSPVFRMRRLTVWFTSPLNTARLLNNSEVRHLTLIHCGPGGSRETPSSSSSSSSSSSSSSSSSSSSLEGHFAVQHLERLTVVNLEKWPVNNYPEANRAKNTDSNSDPDRDNGAHFDTNRYKKDKDTNLDMRDSSALYSTQSQTQDIFLGRELGAEFYEQARLGIIHSSVLEWGAVVKAYTVQTHIDNDGVLPFPDLHLPKLPETSVIYVSFVY; this comes from the coding sequence ATGCCTGCCGTCAGCCCCCCCGCCCCTCTCCTCtgtgtgctgctctgtgtgtcGGTGGCTCTGCAGCGCTCTGACCTGCGTCTCGCCTACGTGACCCACAACAGCTTCTTTTACTACTCCTGCAGCCAGGAGCCGCAGCCCTGCAGCGTCTCATCACTCACAGACTGCAGATGCAAGGACATCCAGCTTTCCGCACTGCACCACCCGCAGTCGCACTCGTCCCCCGTCTTCCGGATGAGACGTTTGACTGTTTGGTTCACGTCGCCATTAAACACGGCTCGTCTGCTCAACAACTCGGAGGTCAGACACCTCACTCTGATTCACTGTGGCCCTGGAGGATCTAGAGAGacgccttcttcttcttcttcttcttcttcttcttcttcttcttcttcttcttcttcttcttcttccctggAGGGACATTTtgctgtgcagcaccttgagaggCTGACGGTGGTGAACTTGGAGAAGTGGCCGGTTAACAACTATCCGGAGGCGAACAGAGCCAAGAACACAGACTCAAACAGCGACCCTGACAGAGATAACGGTGCTCACTTTGACACAAATAGATACAAGAAGGATAAAGACACAAACTTGGACATGAGAGATTCTTCGGCTTTGTACTCAACCCAGAGCCAGACCCAAGACATCTTCCTGGGCAGGGAGCTGGGAGCGGAGTTTTATGAACAGGCCAGACTGGGAATCATCCACAGCTCTGTGCTGGAGTGGGGAGCAGTGGTCAAAGCCTACACGGTTCAGACGCACATAGACAATGACGGCGTGCTGCCATTCCCTGATCTCCACCTGCCAAAATTACCGGAGACATCTGTCATATATGTCAGCTTTGTGTACTGA